In Actinomycetota bacterium, the genomic window GCCGGTGGCCAGTTCAAACAAGTCAAGGAGGCAGGGGTGATGTATCTTGGCTTCGCCTTACTATTCCCAGTTATCGCTGGCTCAGCTGGAGTACTTGCCGGACAGCTTACGGGCATGTCGGTCGGGGGCGCTGTCCTGTTGGGCATTCTTTGTGCGAGCGCTTCATACATCGCGGCCCCAGCAGCTGTTGGAATTGCCTTACCGCAGGCTAGTAAATCCCTGCCGATTTTAGCCAGTTTGGGGGTCACTTTTCCCTTTAATTTGGTGCTGGGAATCCCTTATTTCTATTGGCTGGCAACGCGAATCATGGGGTAGCGCTGACCGATTCAATTTCACCCAAATTCCTATTGGGTTTGTAGCACAAAGCAAACTTAAACTCAGTAGCATCAAGGCAATAGGAGTGAATTTGCTGACCACTTCTAGACCAAACTCTCTCAACTAGAAGAAGGTATTCAGATGAAAGTAACTAGAATGTTGGCGGTTATCGCATTGGTGACAGCCATCAGCCTTACTGGGTGTTCAAATAAGACAAGCGCCGGTGGAACTATCACATTTGGCGTTGATGCCACCTACGCGCCAAACGAATTCAAGGACGATAACGGAAAACCGATTGGTTGGGAAGTTGAACTTGGCGATGCAATTGCGAAAAAGTTGGGCAAAACCGCAGTATTCAAAATTGCTGGCTTCGACACCATTATTCCTGGCGTGACAGGCGGCAAATACGATGCCGGTCTTTCTTCGTTCTCAGATACTCCAGAACGCCAAAAGCAAGTTGACTTTGTTAACTACTACAGCGCTGGGCTACAGTGGGCAAGCGCAAAGGGCAAGACCGTTGATCCTGAAAATGCCTGTGGCTTGACCGTAGCTGTGCAAAACGCAACTACTGCTGTTGACGATGTGAAGGCGCGCTCCAAAGCTTGCACTGATGCCGGCAAGGCTGCGATTCAATCATTGGGCTTTGATGACCAGGCGATGGCAACTCAGGCCGCAGCTAGTGGCCGGGCCGATGCCATGAGTGCCGATTCACCAATTACTCAGTACGCCGTCAAGCAAAATGCTGACAAATTAGACCTAATTGGCAATCCGTTTGATGTGGTGCTGTATGGAATTCCAGTTAAAAAAGGAAACACCGAACTTGCAAATTCCTTAAAGGATGCCCTTACCCAATTGCAGGATGATGGTACTTACACCAAGATCCTTGACAAATGGGGAGTCACTGCGGGTGCCGTGGATTCAATCACCATCAACGGAAAGTAAACCCTGAATTGACTTCAGATTCCAATCAGAATGCAGGTTCGCAATCGGCGGACCTGCATTCTGACTTGAGCGAAGAAACGATTAAAGCAATTGCCCTTCGCCATCCCTTGCGAAACATTTTTGCAGTATTTTTACTCATCGGCCTGGTCGCGTTTTTGGTGGATGCATCGCACAGAGAAATCTACGATTGGCCAACTTTCAGCAAGTACCTCTTCAATCATCGAGTCCTGAGTGGAGTGTTGGTAACACTTCAGTTGACCGCTTACGCCATGGTATTTGCGGTGTTGCTCGGGATTGTTCTGGCAGTTATGCGCCAGTCCCCAAACCCCATTCTTAAATCAGTAGCCTGGACCTTCATCTGGTTTTTCCGAGGCACGCCGGTTTATGTGCAATTGGTGTTCTGGGGATTGCTATCCACTGTTTATCCATCGATAACCTTTGGCTTGCCGTTCGTAGGCGACTTAGCCACCATCCCATCTATAAATAACCTTTCGTTGTTTGTGCTTGCGGTTATTGGTCTGACCCTCAATGAATCGGCATACATGGCAGAAATCGTCCGAGCTGGCCTGCTATCTGTTGACCGCGGTCAAGAAGAGGCAGCCAAAGCGCTTGGCATGGGCTGGGGCCTGTCGATGCGGCGCATCATCATTCCACAAGCCATGCGGATTATTATCCCGCCGACCGGCAATGAAGTTATTTCCATGCTCAAGACCACCTCTTTGGTTACCGCAATCCCCTTAACCATTGACCTTTACATGGCCACCCGAGACATCTCGGCTAACACATATAAGCCAGTTCCGTTATTGCTCGTAGCTTCAACTTGGTACTTAGTGTTCACCTCCTTCTTGATGGTTTTGCAGTACTTCCTAGAGCGAAGGTTTGCCAGGGGATACGCCCATATGGGACTACAGGTTCAAGACCAGCCACTCGAAGGACTAGGTGGTGGTTGATGAATCAGCAGTACATGGTTAAGGCGGAGAAAGTTCGGAAAAATTTCGGTGCTAATGAAGTGCTTAAAGGCGTTTCTCTAAATGTTTCACCTGGTGAAGTTTTGTGTCTGGTTGGTCCATCAGGATCGGGCAAGTCAACATTCTTGCGATGTATCAACCACTTGGAAGTGGTAAACGCAGGACGCCTATACGTCGATGGCGAGTTAATTGGCTACCGCGAGAGTGGCGATCGACTGCATGAGTTAAAGCCTCGGGAAGCAGCTGCACAAAGACGTGAAATCGGAATGGTGTTTCAGAAGTTTAACCTTTTTCCACATCTAACCGCGCTAGAAAATGTCATTGAAGCACCGATTCGAGTAAAAAAAGTGGCGAAGGCTGAGGCGATAAAGCGCGGAAAAGAATTACTCAGTCGGGTTGGCTTGGCGAGTAAATACGATTCCTACCCAGCTCACCTATCTGGTGGCCAACAGCAGCGTGTCGCAATAGCTAGAGCACTGGCGATGGATCCAAAGTTGATGCTTTTTGATGAGCCTACATCAGCTCTTGACCCAGAACTTGTTGGAGAAGTCCTAGATGTGATGCGCGAATTAGCCGAGTCTGGCATGACCATGATCGTGGTCACGCATGAAATGGGTTTCGCGCGTGAGGTGGCTGATGCACTCGTATTTATGGACAACGGAGTGATTGTCGAATCGGGAAAGCCTGCGGACGTGCTGCTTAACCCACAACACGAACGCACAAAGACATTCCTGTCTAAAGTGCTTTAGAAGTTGGGCTATTAGCTAAGCATTGTCAGATTCGAGAGAATTGTTTTTGTGGGCTCCGCTTGATTTAACGTATAGAAATGTAGACCTGGTGCGCCGAGGGCATAAACTTCTTCGCAAATCTGGCTGGCCACATCTATCCCTAGAGCTTTAATTGAATCGGGGTCGTTCTGGAATCGAGCAAATCTCAATCGAGTGGCAGTTGGCATGTGCCCACCACTTAGCTCGAGCATTCGCACTATCTGTAGGTAACTAGTTACCGGCATGATGCCTGGATAGACCTTCAACTTTGAACCTCGATGAGCCAGTTCTTCTAGCAACTTCTCGTACCGGTCACTTGCAAATACGAACTGGGTAATCGCAAATGTTGCTCCCAATTCCTCCTTTCGAAGTAGCACGTTAATGTTCTGTTCCAGATTGCCATTGGACGCAGGATGAATGTCAGGGAAAGCGGCTACTCCAACTGGCAGCGAACTTACCGAACTTACAAGTTGTACTAGTTCGTCGGCGTGATTTAGGCCATCTTTGGTGCTCGTCCAGGCAGCGGCCGGACCGCCGACTGGATCGCCACGCAGGGCAAGGATTGCATCTAAGCCGCCTGCTTCGAATTCCCTAATTTGGCTAACTAATTCATCGCGAGTCGCTCCCACACACGTTAGATGTCCGACGGTTGGAATTGCTGTGGTACTGCGAATGTTGCTAGCTGTGGCAAGCGACCTATCTCTGGTTGTGCCACCAGCACCATAAGTGACCGAAACGAATTCCGGCTTGAAATTCTGTAAGGCGCTTACGGTTGCCGCCAAGTTTTGCTGGCCGGCTTCGTCTTTAGGCGGGAAGAACTCGAATGAAATTTGAACTTGGCTAGCCGAGGCAAATGCATCTTCAGACACTGCGCCTCCTGAATGGCCAATAAGTTTTTACTTTTGTCAATCCACGAGGCTTCGTTTCTTGCCGTCTCTAAATTAGCACGGATAGTTTTGAAATTTACCTAAGGAAGGCTTTAGTTTGCAGCCAAGCGCGGGTAGCGTGCGAAGAATTCCGACTTCAATTCGTAGTATGTGTCATCGATGATCGCTTGGCGAATTTTGGCCACAAGTCCCACGACGAAATGCTCATTGTGCACGGTTAGCAAGGTAGCGGCGAGAAGTTCCTTTGCTTTTATCAAGTGATGCAGGTATGCCTGGGTGTAATTTTTACAGGTGTAACAGTCACAATCAGCAACCAAAGGTTCAAATGAATCCCTGAACCGTGCATTCGAAAGGTTAAAGCGACCATCCAAACTGTAAACGGCACTATTGCGCCCGGCCCGCGATGGTGCAACGCAGTCAAAGGTGTCAGCGCCTGACTCAACGCCAACAAAAATATCTTCCGGTTCGCCAATGCCAAGCAGGTGTCTTGGCTTCTGCTCAGGCAATTCCTCACTTACCCAGCGCACGATAGTCGCCAATTTGTGTTTGTCTAAGGCTCCTCCAATGCCGAAGCCATCAAACGCCATGGCTGCTAAGTCACCAGCAGCCTGTCGGCGCAGATCTTCGTACTGAGCACCTTGAATCACGCCGAATAAGGCCTGGTAGGGCCTGTGACTACGTTCAATCGTTAGTCGCTGATGCTCAGCGATGCAGCGAAGCGCCCAGAGCCTGGTGCGCTCGAGGGACTTCACTTGGTATTCCCGAGTGTTGAGAAGGGTAGTGCACTCATCAAAGGCAAACATGATGTCTGCACCAAGTTGATGTTGCACCTGCATTGAAAATTCTGGAGTAAAGCGATGCATACTTCCGTCGATGTGTGACTTGAAAGTCACACCATCATCGTCAACATGAGCTAGCCGCTCTTTGTGATCTGCAATCACGTCATCAGACTGCACAGTGTCAGTTTCCATGGCTAATACTTTTTTGAATCCAACACCCAAACTCAATACTTGGAAACCACCACTGTCGGTAAATGTCGGACCATTCCAATTCATGAACTTGCTGACTCCGCCGGCAGCATCAACAAGTTCAGGTCCAGGTTGCAAATAAAGATGGTAAGCATTGGCAAGCAGCGCCTGTGCACCTAAATCACGCATTAGCTCTGGAATAACTGACTTAACTGTTGCTTTGGTGCCAACGGGAATGAATGCTGGCGTTTGAATGTCACCATGCGGGGTGCGGATCACACCTGCTCTACCTAGGGGTTTGAGCTTAGGATCAGCAGGGGCAAGTTCTTTCTCTATTTCAAAACTAAAAGTCACGTATTTAGTCCTGCGTCATTTCGCTTTAGAGGTTTCATTGCCATCATCCAAATAAGCAGCCAGCTTTTTAACTGCTCGACCAAGGGCAGCGTATTCAGCGTCGGTGAGGATATCCACAAAATGGTTGCGCACTCCAGATACGTGAACATGGGCAGCAGAAACAAGTGCTTTCCAGCCGTGGTCAGTAAGAACGGCAAACTGACCGCGGCGATCATC contains:
- a CDS encoding ABC transporter substrate-binding protein — encoded protein: MLAVIALVTAISLTGCSNKTSAGGTITFGVDATYAPNEFKDDNGKPIGWEVELGDAIAKKLGKTAVFKIAGFDTIIPGVTGGKYDAGLSSFSDTPERQKQVDFVNYYSAGLQWASAKGKTVDPENACGLTVAVQNATTAVDDVKARSKACTDAGKAAIQSLGFDDQAMATQAAASGRADAMSADSPITQYAVKQNADKLDLIGNPFDVVLYGIPVKKGNTELANSLKDALTQLQDDGTYTKILDKWGVTAGAVDSITINGK
- a CDS encoding amino acid ABC transporter permease produces the protein MGSHCGCRGFNHHQRKVNPELTSDSNQNAGSQSADLHSDLSEETIKAIALRHPLRNIFAVFLLIGLVAFLVDASHREIYDWPTFSKYLFNHRVLSGVLVTLQLTAYAMVFAVLLGIVLAVMRQSPNPILKSVAWTFIWFFRGTPVYVQLVFWGLLSTVYPSITFGLPFVGDLATIPSINNLSLFVLAVIGLTLNESAYMAEIVRAGLLSVDRGQEEAAKALGMGWGLSMRRIIIPQAMRIIIPPTGNEVISMLKTTSLVTAIPLTIDLYMATRDISANTYKPVPLLLVASTWYLVFTSFLMVLQYFLERRFARGYAHMGLQVQDQPLEGLGGG
- a CDS encoding amino acid ABC transporter ATP-binding protein, which produces MVKAEKVRKNFGANEVLKGVSLNVSPGEVLCLVGPSGSGKSTFLRCINHLEVVNAGRLYVDGELIGYRESGDRLHELKPREAAAQRREIGMVFQKFNLFPHLTALENVIEAPIRVKKVAKAEAIKRGKELLSRVGLASKYDSYPAHLSGGQQQRVAIARALAMDPKLMLFDEPTSALDPELVGEVLDVMRELAESGMTMIVVTHEMGFAREVADALVFMDNGVIVESGKPADVLLNPQHERTKTFLSKVL
- a CDS encoding 5,10-methylenetetrahydrofolate reductase; this encodes MSEDAFASASQVQISFEFFPPKDEAGQQNLAATVSALQNFKPEFVSVTYGAGGTTRDRSLATASNIRSTTAIPTVGHLTCVGATRDELVSQIREFEAGGLDAILALRGDPVGGPAAAWTSTKDGLNHADELVQLVSSVSSLPVGVAAFPDIHPASNGNLEQNINVLLRKEELGATFAITQFVFASDRYEKLLEELAHRGSKLKVYPGIMPVTSYLQIVRMLELSGGHMPTATRLRFARFQNDPDSIKALGIDVASQICEEVYALGAPGLHFYTLNQAEPTKTILSNLTMLS
- the tgt gene encoding tRNA guanosine(34) transglycosylase Tgt, with protein sequence MEKELAPADPKLKPLGRAGVIRTPHGDIQTPAFIPVGTKATVKSVIPELMRDLGAQALLANAYHLYLQPGPELVDAAGGVSKFMNWNGPTFTDSGGFQVLSLGVGFKKVLAMETDTVQSDDVIADHKERLAHVDDDGVTFKSHIDGSMHRFTPEFSMQVQHQLGADIMFAFDECTTLLNTREYQVKSLERTRLWALRCIAEHQRLTIERSHRPYQALFGVIQGAQYEDLRRQAAGDLAAMAFDGFGIGGALDKHKLATIVRWVSEELPEQKPRHLLGIGEPEDIFVGVESGADTFDCVAPSRAGRNSAVYSLDGRFNLSNARFRDSFEPLVADCDCYTCKNYTQAYLHHLIKAKELLAATLLTVHNEHFVVGLVAKIRQAIIDDTYYELKSEFFARYPRLAAN